The sequence GAAATTTCTTTTCTACATGGTATTAGCTTTCTTAGATCCTAGAGTTTCGGTGTTCTTACATGTGATTGcgtcattcttcttcttcttcttcttcttcttgttctgtCTATCTTCTGTTTGTCATGGTCTCTTCCTCCTTGTCCTCCATTCCGAATCTCAGCATTACAAACTTTGTTAAATTATCTTATTCTAACTATATCATATGACTCCGTCAAATTATCTCTTTTCTTTATGAAGATTAGAAGAAATTAGACATTTAAGTAACTTCTTCTTTCTAATTTTACCATTTTTTGAGAGGATTAAAATGGATAAACATTATGTTAAATTATATTTACTGTTCATAATTTTCTAGTCATTGACCCTAgccattttatatatttcttttctaaCCATTGTACCTAGCCCATTGTATATTCATTTGTAGTTTCCAATGAGTCTTTATCCATACAAAGACTATATTGTACTCTTTACACACAAATGAAATCAAGGAAATTcatttctacatggtatcagctTTCTTAGATCCTAGAGTTTCAGTTTTCTTACCTGTGATgtgtcattcttcttcttcttcttttgtctATCTTCAGTCTCTTCCTCCTTGTCCTCCATTCCGAATCCTAGTATTACAAATTTCGTTAAATTATCTTATTCTAACTATCCCATATGGCTTCGTCAAATTATCTCTTTTCTTCATGAAGATTAGAAGAAATTAGACATTTAAGTAACTTCTTCTTTCTaattttaccattttttttaggAATAAAATGGATAAACATTATGTTAAATAATATTTGATGCTCATAATTTTCTAGTCATTGAACCTAGCCATTTTATATATTCCTTTTCTAACCATTGTACTtagttgttgaccctaaaactACCAAGAATACGTGGCACGCAGGCCGAGCAAcgaataagctaactacgtcattcggttgtgtacggggcgtgccaactcgttgaCCGAGTTTGGCCGGGGAGTCAAGTATGTTGATGTCACGTTGGGCgcactgctgacttcttgatcttccgattgcggccgaggaaggaacacgccTCGACCTTTGagttctagagcttgaagacaaagCTACTAGTTTCttcgaagttcacgaatcgttgGCGCCGGGTTCGGTCTCGGTAATTATATTCGTGAGAGTATAAGTACGCTGAACTGGTACCAAACTGTATGAACACAAATACTCGAAAGAAATAAATGTCTTGATTGTAAATGTGGTTAGGCCAtcggaatgccgaactctaaaatgtacttgcaaatatccaatcataaaaaaatactcgactttcaatgtgccgagcctagtaacctgtaacacctcacttcaccaagaaggctgatgagatgacctctactaACAAAGAATCGAAAATCCTtgttgaccgagacttggatataTAACCAGTCGGTCTCGAAGCAGATtagcaatgctgtttatccaaactaaagatgctcCTTAGTTGGCTGATTTTACTGCTCTAATGCTGTTTattcaaactgaagatgtcgtcggttgccttcacaatgctgtttatccaaactaaagatgtgttggcgagaaAAAAGGGGGAgagaaaaaaatctcaaggttgttgagaagctttgtgtagaacaatttgtgtgttgatttgaagGGGCATTGAATGATACACTCCCTTCTCTATTTATAACAGCAAACTTCCTTCATGGTCGAACTAGAAATGTACTCGAATTAGAACTCCTCAACCCAATCTGATCAGGTTTCAACCAATCCTAACCCTTATAGGATTTTGAACCAAGCTCCTTAACAAACCAGATTCATCCCCTAATTCTAAGCATCTTCAGCTTTAAGACTCCTTGTTGCACTAGGGTTCGACTACCTCACATTTATCTAAACCAATCCTTCTAGCAACATAATTTGGCCGATTTTGACTAGACAACCCATGACAAGATTCTAGATGAATGTTATTGGGCCGAGAACAACTCTACACTCggcccaaaatattattttgggcccaaacactaGCCCATTGTATATTCCTTTGTAGTTTCCAATGAGTCTCTATCCATACGAAAAATATATTGTACTCTTTGCACACAAATGAAATCAAGGGAATTcatttctacatggtatcagctTTCTTAGATCCTAGAGTTTCGGTTTTCTTACTTGTGATTGTGtcattattcttcttcttcttttgcctATCTTCTGTTTGTCATGGCCTTTTCCTCATTGTCCTCCATTCTGAATCCCAGCATTACAAACTTCGTTAAATTATCTTATTCTAACTATCTCATATGGCTCCGTCAAATTATCTCTTTTCTTCATGAAGATTAGAAGAAATTAGACATTTAAGTAACTTCTTCTTTCTaattttaccatttttttaGAGGATTAAAATGGATAAACATTAtgttaaataatattaaatgttcATAAGTTTCTAGTCATTGAACCTAGCCATTGTATATATTCCTTTTCTAACCATTCTACCTAGCCCTATTGTATATTCCTTTGTAGTTTCCAATGAATCTCTATCCATACGAAGAATATATTGTACTCTTTACACACAAATGACATCAAGGAAATTCATTTGTACATACTATTAGCTTTTTTAGACTCTAGGGTTTCGGTTTTCTTACCTGTGATCATGTCATTCTTCTTCATATGTCCATCTTCTGTTTGTCATGGCCTCTTTCTCCTCGTCCTCTATTCCAAATCCCACCATCACAAACTTCGTCAAACTATCTCATTCTAACTATCTCAAATGGCTCCGTCAAATTACCTCTTTTCTTCATGGACATGATTTGTGGTCTCATATTGATGGTCCGTCTTCCCCACCATCCATCCCCACACCCAATGCTAGCCCCACAACCTTCAAGTAAGTAATTTATTCATTTCTTCCTTCAGCTTATCTTGAAAATAGTAATCCATTTCAATCCAATCCATTGTATCAAACATTGCCTAAAAGTCAATAAAAGAGTTAAAAAATTTGACCCTAGTACCATGAACTTATATAAATTACATAGCATTTGTCTTGATACCTTAATAACCAAGCCAACGCGCTCGTTAGAGTCGTGAAGAGTGAAGCACTAGACTCCAATGTCCAAAACAAGAGCTAGGGCTTGGGAAGCCAAAAACTCTGTGGGCCTAAAGCTTCGTTGGCTTTGACATTTCTAGCAGCTCAACAATAATTTAACGCCAACTCCTCCTTCACAAAGTCATCAGTTAAAcacacaccccccccccccctctctctctctctctctctctctaaaactcttCTCTGTGtttcttcatcaatggaggaagCTCAAACTCAAACCCGAACACAAACCCAGCCACCCAAATCCACATTCAAGAGGAAACACAGAAAAAACCAGCTAAAACCCCGCATGGGAAATGCGGTGCATGAATCTTTATCCAGCATAAACTTCCTGCAGAGAGCTGTGGAGTCGACTCACGGAAGAAGCAGAAAACAGAGCATGAAGAGTGATATGGTCAACGATGTAAAGACTGCAAGTCGAGAGGAGGAGGACGGTGAGAAGGAGGAGGTGGAGAGGAAGATTGAGGCATTGCAGAGGATTGTTCCCGGCTGTGAGTCGCGCGGGGTGGACGAGCTTTTTGAAGAGACTGCTGGGTACATAATGGCGTTGCAGGGTCAGCTCAAAGCCATGAAAGAACTTGCCAGCTTTGTTGAAGGTTtggagaaggagaagaggaaGTTTGGTGGTTGATTTGattaattagtttttaattaattaaattatgggATCTCTTTGCTGATTGGGAGTTTGGAAGGTTATTAATTTGGTTCCATGACAGACCAATGaaatccttttttttccttaaaatttTCGGTTTTATTTGCTGGGTTACTTGggtagcttttttttttttttctacttgtTCTTTTTaaccttttctttcttctttataatgttaattttttgatatttttgtaaTGGATAGGAAAAGATCAAGGTTCTCTAGTACTAAAGAAATGATATATAATGCCCCTTTCTACATGAATGTTGGAATTTTATTTTTGCGGAGCGATCAAGCGCTAACCAGTTGGTAATGCAATATGACTCGATCATACTTTGCAGGAATTTCATGTGTGCTGCAACTGCAGAAACGTGAGTGTATTTGGGAGGGCAAGGAGTTTGTGATTAGATAATGATATAATTTTGTATCTGGTATGCTTGCATGTCCCTTGGTGTCTCATATTTGCTTGgtctcttttgttttatttggtttgtttgtttacTGAGAAAACTAGTGGCAATTAGTGTCCTAAATATAGTAATTAGAAGATGGTTAGCATGTGGTTAGTGAGCTACTCCAAATGACTAAACTTTAAGGCTACATATGGATTTTGGCATCTCCTCGTATACATATGAAACATTAATAAAATGAGGTCCAAATGGTGTTTTgactttaattaatttgaactAATGTTAATCAATTATTGTAACTAGCCTCCTTAAAATATATATCAAGTGCAACGCACAGGACAATGATTTAAGTTTTGAAATTAAAGTAATCTAGGTCATGATAAGTAATCTCTTCATGTTGTATTACCACATGAGTTATAGTAGAAAGTGAGAAAGTGAATATTTTGCAATAAATACATAACTAATTATGGAATGTCATGTATTTTGCAACGAAAGAGTCAAATTAGAGAACAACGATCGACAAGAGTGAATTAATAATGAGATTGTACACCTCATCCGAAAAGAGCCAAATTAGAGAGGAATCTAATGAGAAGAGACAATTTATAATGAGATTGTTACCTTAGTCGAAAAGAGCCAAATTAGAGAAGCGTAAACCTAAATTGTATAGAGAGCCAAGTTATAATGAAGAGCATCAAAAACCTATGCTTGAATGGTATTTCTTGAGGTGACATACAatcatgtttatatttatattattagaAATTAAGTCACTATGCAAAACTCTAATATGCGTGCGAGTACAActaatttgatttattttttggagCAGTGTCTCCAATTTTACTCATTAATAACATTATCAAGTTAGTGATTTGGattaattttgagatttttcGGTGACAAGATCATGCATGTCACCCACGACGTCGACTAATCTGATTCTTCTTTGAattaattttgagatttttcGGTGATAAGTTAGTGATTTGgattaattttggattaatacAACTTGGTGATGTCATTGCTTGTGACTTTGTGCACCTTTCAAGTTTCAAATGTTGACTTTGGACTTCATAAATCTAATTAGACTTGTTGTCAAACCACGTAAGTGGATTTGCCACTTTTTTTACATTCGATTATTGGCAACTTACGATCAAAATTAAACAGTTAGTTCTCATTAGTTTTTTAGTATGTGATTGATATTTGATCGTCCTggatatttaattttaatcagtttagtaattaaaaatttaatatttgATCATTTTAGTCAATTTTTTAACTAAGCCACTCTATGGAAAGAGAGGTTATAAGCTTGATTATGATATAAGTAATATGTATGGGAAGTTCTACTTATTGTGTATAACTTGGAAATTTTTCCTCACGACGCCACAAGAATCATTTATGAGTATCCTGAACGCACTTTTAAACTATTTTAGAAGTATTATTAAAGAAAGTGAGATAATCACGTACGCGTTGAAATACGAGTCAAATATTGGAGACATATATACAGATCCATTGGACGTAGATCGAACACATCATCTACatatggtggccatggttttccAATTTCGTATTGCGCCAAACAAGCAAAAGCAAAGTTGAGACTTTGAGACGCAAAACTTTATGGGTGCAGTTGGAAACCGCCATCCATTTGCAAGGGGTGCATGCATGTGTACATGCAGAGTTATGGAGCGTTAGTTTGCTTGCACTAAGAGTGATAAATTAAGAaagataagaagaaacaaaggaaAAGTGGTAGTGGAGGTGTTTGTCTTATAAGATATAAGGAAAAACgaaagagctctctctctctctgtctgcaAATTGCAGGTGGTCCTCTCGTGGAACATTCATGGTTTATTAAACAACCTGCATGCGAAAGGAACAGCCCGCCCAGACATATATGTTGGACTTTGGACAACCTGTATCGATCTCTGTCTGTATCGCTGTAAATTTAACTTGTTTGTTGCCATTATTTTTCTTTAGGTTTACGGCAAACCAAATAAATACTGCAGGCTTTGCCCATTCTCTTGTGTTCGTCTTCTGCCTCCCGTCTCCACGCTCTGTTTGATTCCAAAGTTGCCAACCAACACATGATTGGGCTTGGTTTTGGTGGTTTTGTGTTTCAGCATGAATTACAATGGGCCTCTACGAAATGTAAGCCCTATTTAGATTGTAATGAATAGAGTTGTTTTACACGAAAATGATTTGCATACCCAATTCTCTCATCCCACACacatttctttattttctagccGTTAGACTGAACAATGTGCGTTTATGAAATGTTAGCTCTTATTACTCTATTAGAGCATGTCCACCAGTTCAGAGCTGTTCACTAGCTCTCTCACTTCCCCACCCACGTGGCTCGTTGTGagcctttgatttcaattttttttttaattcaacaaCTAAGATTGAGACCTctaaacatttaaaaatcataaaaaaaatacccaaaaaaaaaacttacaaagTTCGCACTTTAAAAATCTTTTAAAGTTCAACA is a genomic window of Malus domestica chromosome 09, GDT2T_hap1 containing:
- the LOC103411504 gene encoding transcription factor PAR2-like, whose protein sequence is MEEAQTQTRTQTQPPKSTFKRKHRKNQLKPRMGNAVHESLSSINFLQRAVESTHGRSRKQSMKSDMVNDVKTASREEEDGEKEEVERKIEALQRIVPGCESRGVDELFEETAGYIMALQGQLKAMKELASFVEGLEKEKRKFGG